Proteins encoded together in one Pontiella desulfatans window:
- the dtd gene encoding D-aminoacyl-tRNA deacylase translates to MKLVVQRVRQASVSVDGERISEIGQGLLVLVGVSHDDTSFDARFLAKKTANLRIFEDDEGKMNLSVGDVGGEILSVSQFTLYGDCNKGNRPSFIHAARPEKGAALFSEYVLALDALGFKPHTGQFGADMKVELLNDGPVTIIVESTGRTRA, encoded by the coding sequence ATGAAACTGGTGGTTCAACGGGTTAGGCAGGCCTCGGTTTCCGTGGACGGGGAGCGGATCTCTGAAATTGGGCAGGGGCTGCTGGTGTTGGTCGGGGTGTCGCACGACGACACATCTTTCGATGCCCGGTTCCTGGCCAAGAAAACCGCCAACCTGCGTATCTTTGAGGATGACGAGGGGAAGATGAACCTTTCCGTTGGCGACGTCGGTGGCGAAATCCTTTCCGTTAGCCAGTTCACGCTCTATGGAGACTGCAACAAGGGCAATCGCCCCAGCTTCATCCATGCCGCCCGGCCGGAGAAGGGGGCGGCGCTGTTCAGTGAGTATGTTCTGGCGCTCGATGCCCTCGGCTTCAAGCCGCACACCGGGCAGTTCGGCGCCGACATGAAGGTCGAACTCCTCAACGATGGCCCCGTCACGATCATTGTCGAGTCGACCGGGCGGACGAGGGCGTGA
- a CDS encoding phenylacetate--CoA ligase family protein has translation MTSFARNDALEFASPDDVRAAQEQLLRRHLEYCVEASPFYREQLAGLDLGAVSLEELPLTDKMAVSIRNSEFVAVDPEKVADIVFSSGTTGWPTKIMYTQGDLERLAYNEERAFNACGITSSDIVLLTCTMDRCFIAGLAYFLGARAVGAAAIRNGHGTMEGHGEVLKHASPTVIVGVPSFLRKLGEHLSAKGIDLPGSSVEKLVCIGEPLRDAAMAALSVATDLERIWGAKVYSTYASSETVTTFCECTEQAGGHLHPALGLVEILDEAGNEVPDGEPGEVVVTPLGVQGMPLVRYRTGDISFINLAPCACGRTSARLGPIIGRKLQLLKVQGTSLYPQSVFTALDEMPEVSEYYLEVLSDGPLSDRLVVHLAFSARPVEVDVVLRRLQARLRVKPEVIIEPMADIRRVVFTPESRKPVRFIDLRG, from the coding sequence ATGACTTCCTTTGCCCGAAACGATGCCCTCGAGTTTGCCTCTCCGGATGATGTCCGGGCGGCGCAGGAGCAACTGCTTCGGCGGCATTTGGAATATTGTGTTGAAGCGTCCCCGTTCTACCGGGAGCAGCTCGCCGGGCTGGATCTCGGAGCGGTCTCCCTGGAGGAGCTGCCACTCACCGATAAAATGGCGGTTTCGATTCGCAATTCGGAGTTTGTTGCCGTGGACCCCGAAAAGGTGGCGGACATCGTTTTTTCATCCGGAACCACGGGGTGGCCAACGAAAATCATGTATACGCAGGGGGATCTGGAGCGACTCGCCTATAACGAAGAGCGCGCGTTCAATGCCTGCGGCATAACCTCCTCCGACATTGTCCTGCTCACCTGCACAATGGATCGCTGCTTCATTGCGGGACTGGCCTATTTCCTGGGCGCCCGCGCGGTCGGCGCCGCCGCCATCCGCAATGGCCACGGCACGATGGAGGGGCATGGCGAGGTGCTCAAGCACGCCAGCCCGACCGTGATTGTCGGCGTGCCCTCGTTCCTGCGAAAGCTGGGGGAACACCTGTCGGCAAAGGGAATCGATTTGCCCGGCTCTTCCGTTGAGAAGCTCGTCTGCATCGGCGAGCCGCTGCGCGATGCCGCCATGGCGGCGCTCTCCGTGGCGACCGATCTTGAGCGCATCTGGGGCGCAAAGGTCTATTCCACCTATGCTTCGTCGGAAACCGTAACCACCTTCTGCGAATGCACCGAGCAGGCGGGCGGCCACCTGCATCCCGCGTTGGGGCTGGTGGAAATCCTCGATGAGGCGGGCAACGAAGTGCCCGATGGCGAACCCGGCGAAGTGGTCGTCACCCCCCTCGGAGTGCAGGGCATGCCGCTGGTGCGCTACCGCACCGGCGACATCAGTTTTATCAACCTCGCCCCCTGCGCCTGCGGGCGAACCTCGGCGCGCCTGGGGCCGATCATCGGGCGCAAGCTGCAGCTGCTGAAAGTGCAGGGAACGAGTCTTTATCCGCAATCCGTCTTTACCGCGCTCGACGAGATGCCGGAGGTGAGCGAATATTACCTGGAGGTTTTATCGGACGGTCCGCTTTCGGATCGCTTGGTGGTGCACCTCGCGTTCAGCGCCCGCCCGGTCGAGGTTGATGTTGTGCTGCGCCGCCTGCAGGCGCGTTTGCGGGTGAAGCCCGAAGTGATTATCGAGCCCATGGCGGATATCCGCCGCGTTGTGTTTACACCGGAGTCGCGCAAGCCCGTCCGGTTCATTGATTTGAGAGGATAG
- a CDS encoding lysophospholipid acyltransferase family protein, with the protein MTSTTLSRPSARKWIPNNPAGMLLRLQTVWLNLSFYFLFLAVSALLIPVLIVIGVVFVPFGPWRRTMGRTRFLIKVYGHVMMVMGVPLLRVKGERMHGKPPQPCIYICNHRSACDAFTMAMLPGEIVQVVNVWPFKLPVLGFFAKFAGYMSIREMPPEEFMRRGEKFLEQGVSIAAFPEGTRATSRQMGSFHGALFRLALRTGAPIVPVCLSGTEKSPPKGTLVLQPTTIRVRPLKPVMQETYRDMSPFKLKNLVRGLIAEELDRMELAG; encoded by the coding sequence ATGACCTCTACGACTTTATCGAGACCCTCGGCACGGAAATGGATTCCGAATAATCCGGCCGGCATGCTGCTCCGCCTCCAGACTGTTTGGCTGAACCTTTCGTTCTATTTCCTTTTCCTCGCCGTTTCGGCCCTGCTCATTCCTGTTCTTATTGTGATCGGAGTTGTGTTTGTTCCGTTCGGCCCGTGGCGCAGGACCATGGGGCGCACCCGTTTCCTCATCAAGGTCTATGGCCACGTGATGATGGTGATGGGCGTTCCCCTGCTGCGCGTGAAGGGCGAGCGGATGCATGGCAAGCCGCCGCAACCGTGCATCTACATCTGCAACCACCGCTCCGCCTGCGATGCCTTCACCATGGCCATGCTACCGGGCGAAATCGTTCAGGTGGTGAATGTCTGGCCGTTCAAGCTGCCCGTGCTCGGGTTCTTTGCAAAGTTTGCGGGCTACATGAGCATCCGCGAAATGCCGCCGGAGGAATTCATGCGGCGCGGTGAAAAATTCCTGGAGCAGGGGGTTTCCATTGCGGCCTTCCCGGAAGGCACGCGCGCCACCTCCCGCCAGATGGGCTCGTTCCATGGCGCCTTGTTCCGGTTGGCCTTGAGAACCGGGGCTCCGATTGTTCCCGTTTGTCTTTCCGGCACCGAAAAGTCGCCGCCCAAGGGGACGTTGGTCTTGCAACCCACCACCATCCGGGTGCGGCCGCTCAAACCCGTTATGCAGGAAACCTATCGCGACATGTCCCCGTTCAAGCTGAAAAACCTGGTGCGCGGGCTCATTGCCGAAGAACTGGATCGAATGGAGCTGGCCGGATGA
- a CDS encoding iron-containing alcohol dehydrogenase codes for MDFEFATAQRIVFGAGKLQELPALAAGLGKKTAFITGRNAERIGPVFQLLKEAGTCPAAFSISGEPTSGRIATLAAQAREQGCDHVVAFGGGSVIDAGKAIAALLTNTRDLMDYLEVIGKGEPLTEDPAPCIAIPTTAGTGAEVTRNSVLLSPEHKVKVSMRHPRMLPTVALVDPELTLSMPPEVTASTGLDAFIQLFEAFVSKKANPLTDGICREGLRRVSRSLYRCYIHGDDIAARTDMAFGSLCGGLALANAGLGAIHGFAGPLGGMFNVPHGMVCAALLQATTRTNYDAMIQRDPQNPALDKFHEAARIMMQDENATIEQALEHLKGIAAQMFVPGLSEYGVSESDIPAIVEKARNASSMKGNPIVLTDEELASILEESLAPPVDGDATLYL; via the coding sequence ATGGACTTTGAATTCGCCACCGCCCAACGCATTGTTTTCGGGGCGGGCAAGCTGCAGGAACTTCCAGCCCTGGCCGCCGGACTCGGCAAAAAAACAGCCTTTATCACTGGCCGGAACGCCGAGCGCATCGGGCCGGTCTTCCAACTATTGAAGGAAGCCGGAACCTGCCCGGCGGCGTTCTCGATCTCTGGCGAGCCCACCTCCGGCCGCATCGCCACCCTCGCCGCCCAGGCCCGCGAACAGGGTTGCGACCACGTTGTCGCCTTCGGCGGCGGCAGCGTGATCGATGCCGGCAAGGCCATCGCCGCCCTGCTCACCAATACGCGCGACCTGATGGACTATCTCGAAGTTATCGGCAAGGGCGAGCCCCTCACCGAAGATCCCGCCCCTTGCATCGCCATCCCGACCACCGCCGGAACCGGTGCGGAAGTTACGCGCAACTCGGTGTTGCTGTCCCCGGAGCACAAGGTCAAGGTCAGCATGCGCCACCCCCGGATGCTGCCCACCGTCGCGCTGGTCGATCCGGAGCTCACGCTCTCCATGCCTCCGGAAGTCACCGCCAGCACCGGTCTCGACGCCTTCATCCAACTCTTTGAGGCCTTTGTATCGAAAAAAGCCAATCCACTCACGGACGGCATCTGCCGCGAAGGGCTCAGGCGGGTCTCCCGCTCACTCTACCGGTGCTACATCCATGGCGACGACATTGCCGCGCGAACCGACATGGCATTCGGAAGCCTCTGCGGCGGCCTTGCGCTGGCCAATGCCGGCCTCGGGGCCATCCACGGTTTCGCCGGCCCCCTTGGCGGCATGTTCAATGTACCCCACGGCATGGTCTGCGCCGCCCTACTACAGGCCACCACCAGAACAAATTACGATGCGATGATCCAACGCGACCCGCAAAACCCCGCCCTGGACAAATTCCATGAAGCCGCCCGAATCATGATGCAGGATGAAAACGCGACCATCGAACAGGCGCTCGAACATCTCAAAGGAATCGCCGCACAAATGTTTGTGCCCGGCCTCAGCGAATACGGCGTGTCCGAATCCGACATTCCGGCTATCGTGGAAAAGGCGAGGAATGCGAGCAGCATGAAAGGCAATCCCATTGTTCTCACCGACGAGGAACTCGCCTCCATTCTCGAAGAATCCCTTGCACC
- a CDS encoding PIN domain-containing protein codes for MTGLDTNVLVRYIVQDDPKQSKLATECIEQRCTSESPGFVNLVVLCELTWVLARGYGYGRDTVAAVLRGILSSPELRVEGDEAAWQALKVYEQGTAGFADGLIGIQNRRAGASATVTFDRKAAKDACFELLK; via the coding sequence GTGACTGGTCTGGATACCAATGTTCTGGTGCGCTACATTGTCCAGGACGATCCGAAGCAATCCAAGCTGGCCACCGAGTGCATTGAGCAACGGTGTACTTCTGAATCCCCGGGTTTTGTGAATCTGGTGGTGTTGTGCGAGTTGACCTGGGTGCTGGCAAGGGGCTATGGCTATGGGCGTGATACCGTTGCAGCCGTGTTGCGCGGTATTCTTTCTTCGCCGGAGTTGCGCGTTGAGGGCGATGAAGCGGCATGGCAGGCATTGAAGGTGTATGAGCAGGGTACGGCCGGATTTGCGGATGGTCTCATTGGAATTCAAAATCGCCGAGCCGGAGCTTCGGCAACGGTGACCTTCGACCGCAAGGCGGCGAAGGATGCCTGTTTCGAGTTGTTGAAATAA
- a CDS encoding FmdB family zinc ribbon protein produces MPTYDYECNACGHHFEAFQSMSADPLTECPKCDGQVNRLIGGGAGFLFKGSGFYQTDYRSSGYQKEAAADKPKADAPKKDKKTASKKDVKKAQ; encoded by the coding sequence ATGCCTACATACGACTATGAGTGCAATGCGTGCGGCCACCATTTCGAGGCTTTCCAGAGCATGTCGGCCGATCCGTTGACAGAGTGTCCGAAGTGCGACGGGCAGGTGAACCGCCTGATCGGCGGTGGCGCAGGCTTTTTGTTCAAAGGTTCCGGCTTCTATCAAACCGACTATCGCAGTTCCGGATACCAAAAGGAGGCCGCCGCCGACAAGCCCAAAGCCGACGCCCCTAAAAAGGATAAAAAGACCGCTTCCAAAAAAGATGTGAAAAAGGCACAGTAA
- a CDS encoding acyl carrier protein — translation MQRDRIIELVNEVFLEDFEMEPNQLVPEVHLFTELGLDSLDVVDLVVALQKKFDVSIRDDERIRDIRTLNDLYDFIETLGTEMDSE, via the coding sequence ATGCAACGTGATAGAATCATTGAACTCGTTAACGAGGTATTCCTGGAAGATTTTGAAATGGAACCGAACCAGCTGGTTCCGGAAGTCCACCTGTTCACCGAACTCGGGCTCGATAGCCTGGATGTGGTGGACCTGGTGGTGGCCTTGCAGAAAAAATTCGATGTGTCCATCCGCGACGACGAACGCATCCGCGATATCCGGACCCTGAATGACCTCTACGACTTTATCGAGACCCTCGGCACGGAAATGGATTCCGAATAA
- the argH gene encoding argininosuccinate lyase — protein sequence MAKQKTTVGTINNETLAFTAGRDVELDQALITVDCIGTAAHVTMLSKMPLKPALITEAERKQVIEGLVEIIGLAQDNKFKIKLADQDVHLAVERTLTKKLGDLGKKIHTCRSRNDQVAVDLRLYAKEQILATLEEAAALVAALVSFGKKHEAVPMVGRTHMQPGMPSSVGLWATAHAESLLDDCVSLVNAYELNDQCPLGSAASYGVPLPIDRQLTSDLLGFSRPTHNVLYANNGRGKMENIVLSAMSQVMLTLSRLAQDFMLFTMPEFNYFLLPAEFCTGSSIMPQKQNPDVCELVRAKASRVKAAELGVYDLIKGSPTGYNRDLQEAKELFMEGMATTRACLRIVTPMIKATKVNAKALIDGFSPDVFATDRALELVGEGMPFRDAYHYIKENLHELESIDPVEAIQLKTHLGAPFGLDWDYFTDRTAAVKETVREERKVFNRAVTKLLGVGYPLA from the coding sequence ATGGCAAAACAAAAGACGACGGTAGGAACAATTAATAATGAAACGCTGGCGTTTACCGCCGGGCGGGATGTGGAGCTGGATCAAGCGTTGATCACGGTTGATTGCATTGGTACCGCCGCACACGTGACGATGCTCTCGAAGATGCCGCTCAAGCCGGCGCTCATTACCGAGGCCGAGCGCAAGCAGGTGATCGAAGGGTTGGTGGAGATCATTGGCCTGGCTCAGGATAACAAGTTCAAGATCAAGCTGGCCGACCAGGATGTGCATCTGGCCGTTGAGCGAACGCTCACGAAAAAGCTGGGCGACCTCGGCAAGAAAATCCACACCTGCCGCAGCCGCAACGATCAGGTGGCCGTCGATCTCCGCCTCTATGCCAAGGAGCAGATTCTTGCAACCTTGGAGGAGGCCGCCGCGTTGGTGGCCGCGCTGGTTTCGTTCGGGAAGAAGCACGAAGCGGTTCCGATGGTGGGGCGCACCCACATGCAGCCGGGCATGCCCTCGAGCGTGGGGCTGTGGGCGACCGCCCATGCCGAGAGCCTGCTCGACGACTGCGTTTCGCTCGTCAACGCCTACGAACTGAACGACCAATGTCCGCTGGGTTCCGCCGCCTCCTACGGCGTTCCGCTGCCGATCGATCGCCAACTGACCTCCGACCTGCTCGGCTTCAGCCGCCCAACCCACAATGTGCTCTATGCCAACAACGGGCGCGGCAAGATGGAAAACATTGTCTTGAGTGCCATGAGTCAGGTGATGCTGACGCTCTCGCGGCTGGCGCAGGATTTCATGCTCTTCACCATGCCTGAATTCAACTATTTCCTGCTACCTGCCGAGTTTTGCACGGGGAGCTCCATCATGCCTCAAAAGCAGAATCCCGATGTGTGCGAACTGGTTCGCGCCAAGGCCTCGCGGGTCAAGGCCGCCGAGCTGGGCGTCTACGACCTCATCAAGGGCTCGCCCACGGGCTATAACCGCGATCTGCAGGAAGCCAAGGAACTGTTCATGGAAGGCATGGCCACCACGCGCGCCTGCCTGCGTATCGTTACCCCGATGATCAAGGCCACCAAGGTGAATGCAAAGGCATTGATCGACGGCTTCTCGCCGGATGTTTTCGCCACCGACCGCGCGCTTGAGCTGGTGGGCGAGGGGATGCCCTTCCGCGATGCCTACCACTATATCAAGGAAAACCTCCACGAGCTCGAAAGCATCGATCCGGTTGAGGCGATCCAGCTCAAGACCCACCTCGGCGCGCCGTTCGGCCTCGACTGGGACTATTTCACGGATCGGACTGCGGCCGTCAAGGAAACCGTCCGCGAGGAGCGCAAGGTATTCAACCGGGCCGTCACCAAATTGCTGGGGGTCGGATATCCGTTGGCGTGA
- a CDS encoding P-loop domain-containing protein yields MKDKKEFYNLLSGLDGQPYSEYQQLVGDFDFSRYVIKCTGIDFESEELASPVFSIRIPQTIAEIPEYLFDSPVRRTAMEDLLLRRLASNINKIANYDHNGVARRHVGVSAPNQKILPRNALLLTKEYIEVRLEVSLPVQSVVVDGEHILSIDGEMAQQIFFEDLPEVVSNSLLYCNIEAADADEHVNNMEDADRLRQYLGASGQVAFVAEGALVTRLPGQDIPDYERLSPVEVDASLVEEVEVPHAGTVSGLGIPNGLTLILGESNSGRVDLMDAIAQGIYNHVPGDGREHVVTVADAVNIRSEVGRSIQQVDISAFAKALPDGGNPASYSSKSSGSFSSQAASTVEALEAGARVLLFDEHSSSSTFLSSDTRVSSLIGESSRNTLAARARQMVDELGISIVVAGSSLVAEFIPIADKVLKVENFCVSDITEVAKALDIVPSTVADSTVNLGTMLSRSRWIMPSSIDPSVGRDDLVIESDEGDYLQFGRSIVDLDAVRQIADADQARAIGFVLYYAKLRYMDEGYPLREILDLVDRDLSNEGLNALIRDPRGDLARPRRYEVAAALNRLPAFRVSHVTE; encoded by the coding sequence ATGAAGGATAAGAAGGAATTCTACAATTTGCTGTCGGGACTTGATGGGCAGCCCTATTCCGAATACCAACAGCTGGTCGGCGATTTCGATTTCTCGCGCTACGTCATCAAATGTACCGGTATCGACTTCGAGTCTGAAGAGCTCGCGAGTCCGGTTTTCAGCATCCGCATTCCGCAGACCATTGCCGAGATTCCCGAATACCTGTTCGATAGCCCGGTGCGCCGCACAGCGATGGAAGACCTGCTCCTCCGCCGCCTGGCCTCCAATATCAACAAGATCGCCAACTACGACCATAACGGCGTTGCCCGCCGTCACGTCGGGGTTTCGGCACCGAACCAGAAGATTCTTCCCCGCAACGCGCTGCTCCTGACCAAGGAGTACATCGAGGTGCGCCTCGAGGTGTCCCTGCCGGTTCAGTCGGTCGTGGTTGATGGAGAGCATATTCTTTCGATCGATGGCGAAATGGCCCAGCAGATTTTCTTTGAAGACCTGCCGGAAGTCGTTAGCAACAGTCTGCTCTATTGCAACATCGAAGCCGCCGATGCCGATGAACACGTGAACAACATGGAAGATGCCGACCGTCTGCGCCAGTACCTCGGCGCCAGTGGCCAGGTGGCCTTCGTTGCCGAAGGAGCGCTCGTTACCCGCCTGCCTGGGCAGGACATTCCGGACTACGAACGCCTCTCCCCGGTCGAGGTGGATGCTTCCCTGGTCGAGGAAGTGGAAGTTCCGCATGCCGGCACGGTAAGCGGTCTTGGGATTCCGAACGGCCTTACCCTCATCCTTGGCGAGTCCAATAGCGGTCGCGTTGACCTGATGGATGCCATTGCGCAGGGCATTTACAACCATGTTCCCGGCGATGGGCGTGAGCACGTCGTTACCGTTGCCGATGCCGTGAACATCCGCTCGGAAGTCGGTCGTTCCATCCAGCAGGTGGATATTTCCGCCTTCGCAAAAGCGCTCCCGGATGGCGGAAACCCGGCATCCTATTCCAGCAAGTCGTCCGGTTCCTTCTCCTCGCAGGCCGCTTCCACCGTCGAGGCCCTCGAGGCCGGTGCCCGTGTTCTGCTGTTTGACGAGCACAGCTCCTCGTCCACCTTCCTTTCGTCCGATACCCGCGTTAGTTCGCTGATTGGCGAGTCCAGCCGCAATACGCTGGCCGCCCGCGCACGCCAGATGGTGGACGAACTGGGTATTTCGATCGTTGTGGCCGGCAGCAGCCTGGTGGCCGAATTCATTCCGATCGCCGACAAGGTGCTCAAGGTTGAAAACTTCTGTGTCTCCGATATCACCGAGGTAGCCAAGGCGCTCGATATCGTTCCGTCCACCGTGGCCGACAGCACCGTGAACCTTGGCACCATGCTCAGCCGTTCGCGCTGGATCATGCCGAGCTCGATCGATCCGAGCGTGGGCCGCGATGACCTCGTGATCGAGTCCGACGAAGGGGACTACCTCCAGTTCGGACGTTCCATTGTGGATCTCGATGCCGTCCGCCAGATTGCCGACGCCGACCAGGCGCGCGCCATTGGATTCGTCCTCTACTACGCCAAACTCCGCTACATGGACGAAGGCTATCCGTTGCGCGAAATCCTCGACCTCGTCGACCGCGACCTCTCGAACGAGGGCCTCAACGCCCTCATTCGCGATCCGCGCGGCGACCTGGCGCGCCCGCGCCGCTACGAAGTTGCCGCCGCGCTCAACCGCCTGCCGGCCTTCCGCGTCTCGCACGTGACCGAATAA
- a CDS encoding AbrB/MazE/SpoVT family DNA-binding domain-containing protein, with product MVATMTSKGQLTIPVEARRRLGLKAGTKVDLVTTEDGRLELIPLTDSVKGLKGMVPKPEKPLSLEEMEQAIAGGSAS from the coding sequence ATGGTTGCGACGATGACATCCAAGGGGCAGCTGACCATACCGGTCGAGGCTCGGCGTAGGCTGGGACTGAAGGCCGGCACGAAGGTTGATCTGGTTACCACCGAGGACGGGCGGTTGGAGCTGATTCCTCTAACGGATTCCGTGAAGGGGCTCAAGGGCATGGTGCCGAAGCCGGAAAAACCATTGTCCCTTGAGGAAATGGAACAGGCGATTGCTGGCGGGAGCGCTTCGTGA
- a CDS encoding acyloxyacyl hydrolase codes for MKTRPAILLIYLASTFASLAEEAKTHYNQLFLGGGTSIKGFGDTDQEVRTVDILFRHARVFYEKDAGWIRGRHEFWMETPLSIIVEDSDNQDSNDFGIIGLNFLAAWIFPQTAIGEPYFMIGGGPEYVMADIEGVGSDICGNYQVGLGTKFMVSGTHEVNLEIRYHHISNLGMAEPNVPLNSVKFFVGTTLPF; via the coding sequence ATGAAAACACGCCCCGCAATTCTATTGATTTACCTGGCATCAACCTTCGCGAGCTTGGCCGAGGAGGCCAAAACCCACTACAACCAGCTATTTCTGGGGGGCGGGACGTCCATCAAGGGATTCGGCGACACCGACCAGGAAGTCCGCACCGTCGATATTCTCTTCCGGCATGCGCGGGTTTTCTACGAAAAGGATGCCGGATGGATCCGCGGCAGGCATGAATTCTGGATGGAAACCCCGCTTTCGATCATCGTCGAAGATTCAGACAACCAGGACTCGAACGATTTCGGCATTATCGGGCTCAACTTCCTGGCCGCGTGGATCTTCCCGCAAACCGCCATCGGCGAGCCCTACTTCATGATTGGCGGGGGGCCGGAATATGTGATGGCCGACATCGAGGGAGTCGGCTCGGACATCTGCGGGAACTACCAGGTCGGCCTCGGCACCAAGTTCATGGTTTCCGGCACGCACGAGGTCAACCTAGAAATCCGCTACCACCACATTTCCAACCTCGGCATGGCCGAACCCAACGTCCCGCTCAACTCGGTTAAATTCTTCGTCGGCACCACCCTGCCCTTTTAG